In Lineus longissimus chromosome 7, tnLinLong1.2, whole genome shotgun sequence, a genomic segment contains:
- the LOC135491719 gene encoding 5-aminolevulinate synthase, erythroid-specific, mitochondrial-like isoform X2 codes for MQALKCPYLTRIPAAAIKQNANSILSRANKCPVMSHMMKYASCLSDSPMKDPEEASSALKRCPFIVKKVETFENGDKSDKDVIDLASKAVVEELKENNIDLPKDCPLSASKLDTKLTLSDAASEDNNTSRCEVGGSNPDKCDLVKVLKEKYAVQTEPALEKLFQRSKDEKAVLLHEGPLEVDEAERGSEKTFFDYDGFFVDRIAAKKKDNTYRVFKKVRRQANNYPHAKEFSGNEKSVKVWCSNDYMGMTFHPRVQEAVIRAVKEQGVGTGGTRSISGNTIHHVELEAELAELHQKEAALLFTSCYVANDSTLFTLAKALPGCHIFSDAGNHASMIQGIKNSGVPKHIFRHNDPEHLEECLKKIPVSTPKIVAFETVHSMTGAVCPLKELSDVAHKYGAMTFVDEVHAVGLYGMTGAGIAERDGLLEHIDIMSGTLGKAYGNAGGYIAGSANFIDTIRSYAAGFIFTTALPPTIIAGALESVRILKGEEGRWLRQRHRENVTHLRKILMEAGLPVVHCPSHIIPIKIGDAALSTKLSNDLIEMTGNYIQAINYPTVPRGEEMLRIAPSPHHTVEQMNELLKDLVHVFKHNNIDLTSPVCQPECEFCQMPLKFDILTAVENISSELAERFAETNGGLLVSSS; via the exons ATCCAGAAGAAGCTTCAAGTGCTTTGAAGAGGTGTCCTTTCATTGTGAAGAAGGTTGAGACGTTTGAGAATGGCGATAAAAGTGATAAAGATGTAATCGACTTGGCTTCGAAAGCTGTGGTGGAAG AATTGAAGGAGAATAATATCGACCTTCCCAAGGACTGTCCTTTGTCTGCATCCAAACTTGACACCAAGTTGACGCTGTCTGATGCTGCATCTGAAGATAATAATACTTCGAGGTGTGAAGTAGGAG GGTCAAATCCAGACAAGTGCGACCTTGTCAAGGTGCTGAAAGAGAAGTATGCGGTGCAGACGGAGCCGGCGCTGGAAAAGTTGTTCCAGCGGTCGAAGGATGAAAAGGCGGTGTTGTTGCATGAGGGGCCGTTGGAAGTCGATGAGGCTGAAAGGGGTAGTG AAAAGACTTTCTTCGATTACGATGGTTTCTTCGTCGATCGTATCGCTGCAAAGAAGAAGGACAACACTTATCGTGTCTTCAAGAAGGTCAGACGCCAGGCTAATAATTACCCCCATGCGAAGGAGTTCTCGGGGAACGAGAAGAGCGTCAAAGTCTGGTGCAGTAATGATTACATGGGCATGACTTTCCATCCAAGAGTTCAAGAAGCGGTTAT ACGTGCTGTCAAAGAGCAGGGTGTGGGGACCGGCGGTACCCGGTCCATCTCGGGCAACACCATTCACCACGTTGAACTCGAGGCTGAGTTAGCGGAGCTCCATCAGAAGGAGGCGGCGTTACTCTTCACGTCATGTTACGTGGCAAATGATTCAACGCTGTTCACGCTTGCGAAGGCCTTGCCTG GGTGTCACATTTTCTCTGATGCGGGCAATCATGCATCCATGATACAGGGCATCAAGAACAGCGGTGTGCCAAAGCATATTTTCCGTCATAATGACCCTGAGCATCTCGAAGAATGCTTGAAAAAGATCCCAGTATCGACTCCTAAAATCGTTGCCTTCGAGACTGTCCATTCGATGACTG GCGCTGTTTGTCCCCTGAAGGAACTCAGTGATGTCGCCCACAAGTATGGTGCCATGACGTTTGTGGACGAGGTCCACGCTGTTGGTCTATATGGTATGACAGGTGCCGGTATTGCGGAACGCGATGGCTTGCTGGAGCATATAGATATCATGTCGGGGACATTAG GAAAAGCTTATGGCAATGCCGGGGGATATATAGCTGGTTCTGCTAATTTTATTGATACCATTAGGAGTTATGCTGCAGGATTCATCTTCACGACTGCCCTGCCTCCGACAATCATTGCTGGAGCATTGGAATCAGTCCGT ATATTGAAAGGCGAGGAAGGCAGATGGTTGCGTCAACGCCATCGGGAGAATGTCACGCACTTGCGAAAGATTTTGATGGAAGCAGGTCTACCGGTCGTTCATTGCCCGAGCCACATCATTCCAATCAAG ATTGGTGATGCAGCTCTTTCTACCAAATTGTCCAACGATCTAATCGAGATGACTGGCAACTACATCCAGGCAATCAACTATCCAACCGTTCCGCGTGGTGAAGAAATGCTGAGGATAGCCCCCTCACCTCACCATACAGTGGAGCAGATGAATGA acttTTGAAGGACCTCGTTCACGTCTTCAAACACAACAACATCGATCTGACATCACCAGTCTGCCAGCCGGAGTGCGAGTTTTGCCAAATGCCGCTGAAATTTGACATCCTCACAGCTGTGGAAAATATAAGTTCCGAACTTGCAGAGAGATTTGCTGAGACAAATGGAGGCCTCCTGGTTTCTTCTTCATAA
- the LOC135491263 gene encoding uncharacterized protein LOC135491263 — protein sequence MPKSSLCKQVSEEFWKEPNMVLKKGRCGLNSGATIRMAGFSKLRSRLAAEQHCIIISKTAAKKPDVQIKHKRVINLQDDVDIDDGNLEPHTPHVDMYTVNKRKRWTIADAVEDYIEDHAEDASRVVLVKREAMTSCIKQATYGFRPAGLLVKQTDCTSRHDSKAVVRHSFPRYPNRASSATDLKEKAFQYDTDALRKEVKFPKRTIHNQHARGVQRSIHHPKEGYSFAKKTAIKEHLENWKKENITSKVEDEFDTIEYEVMEPKEASVVQHNWLHQNAWSNNRDYTLVNCVRNKSAKHRAELRRLAEYQEESLHIPSCRDTDDKYGTTYLAEDDWEDDWCDNDYVDEEDYMYLSRSSPCRTIGDELFDLISDVEQKQRSECEMEDLLPPCDVVMDDDEAVPATGNGALGDLKACTSGHPNSLMGVPTRWYPKGKVVYQQEKESSVSGDSDDSGVSLGSNLSLESLQEEETEKKVADTPVDYLAYQPPKFVSCSIPFLDIQPTSLSERYGERFMEGESLPRKFSIQIPGPTLGENSAEIFVLFEEPDDSHCAMGFDTCSELGELFTKVNFHVVGNFGESAKLSINEELFEAFGEEKQTSIADVIDNVVDILQRLPVDSFPTHKLTKPKAGSEICRFHTLSAVNRWKHEILDPDAAFEIIDKRTASLTESSKELVNLELVDVDVCGVCYEPVNGDGAVPATTLKTCLHAFCNDCWVNHLVSRVRQGDVRLTCPGFKCKVLVDHMTLMSLLPWDVFKLHIQHVRDAFIERSGDLSWCPREKCDQIVVSKSAKKDQGQNVACRCGEVWCFNCQQRPHWPATCKQAAEYSRQLHKNGDDKAELDPVHKIEGKRCPHCSHPIEKNGGCPYMFCSRCNHSFCWTCGKEFGPRHWPCSEVPNETFNLIDHFPGRKRFYVLATMTRSKRVRQASLCRVTSSKKTRLESSYQVMRKFRKTAIHSETRALWNELNYTIEYSYVVMYFANRRVRSRTIAGSLSMIDNIMEELKDLVTLYACRQCNSKEYAKRLEGIKNRGTIMMRHLRLRLGNQQALIAGQHTS from the exons ATGCCCAAGTCATCCCTTTGCAAGCAAGTTAGCGAGGAATTTTG GAAAGAACCCAACATGGTACTCAAGAAGGGAAGGTGCGGCCTCAACAGTGGCGCTACCATTCGTATGGCGGGCTTCAGCAAACTCCGATCCCGCCTCGCGGCAGAACAACATTGTATCATCATCTCGAAGACTGCAGCAAAGAAGCCAGACGTCCAAATTAAACATAAAAGAGTAATCAACTTGCAGgatgatgttgatattgatgacGGGAACTTGGAGCCCCACACTCCACATGTGGATATGTATACTGTAAATAAACGCAAGAGGTGGACAATTGCTGATGCGGTTGAAGATTACATTGAGGATCATGCTGAAGATGCATCGCGTGTAGTGTTGGTCAAAAGAGAGGCTATGACTTCATGCATCAAACAGGCCACGTACGGATTCCGGCCGGCCGGATTGCTGGTGAAACAGACTGACTGTACATCGCGTCATGACAGCAAGGCAGTCGTCAGGCATTCCTTTCCACGCTATCCAAACCGCGCTTCCTCAGCAACAGACCTAAAGGAGAAGGCGTTCCAGTATGACACAGATGCTCTACGGAAGGAGGTCAAGTTCCCGAAGCGTACCATTCATAACCAGCATGCTAGAGGAGTACAGCGATCAATTCATCACCCAAAAGAAGGCTACAGTTTTGCGAAGAA AACTGCGATAAAAGAGCACTTGGAGAACTGGAAGAAGGAAAACATCACATCGAAGGTTGAAGACGAGTTTGACACCATCGAGTACGAGGTAATGGAGCCGAAGGAAGCATCGGTTGTGCAGCATAATTGGTTACATCAAAATGCCTGGTCAAACAATCGAGATTATACACTAGTTAACTGTG TGCGGAACAAATCAGCAAAACACAGAGCAGAACTACGAAGACTTGCTGAATATCAAGAGGAGTCGTTGCATATTCCCAGTTGCCGTGATACTGATGACAAATATGGGACCACGTATTTGGCAGAGGACGATTGGGAAGATGATTGGTGTGATAATGACTATGTTGACGAGGAGGACTACATGTATCTTTCAAGGTCCAGCCCTTGCCGAACGATCGGGGATGAGTTATTCGATCTCATCTCGGATGTTGAACAAAAACAAAGATCTGAGTGTGAAATGGAAGATTTGCTACCTCCTTGTGATGTTGTGATGGACGATGATGAGGCAGTCCCTGCAACTGGGAATGGTGCTTTAGGAGATCTGAAAGCATGCACTTCCGGACATCCGAATTCCCTGATGGGAGTCCCAACGAGGTGGTATCCGAAGGGAAAAGTTGTGTATCAACAAGAGAAGGAGAGCTCTGTTTCCGGGGATAGTGACGACTCCGGTGTGAGTCTCGGGTCAAATTTAAGTTTGGAATCTCTGCAGGAGgaagaaactgaaaagaagGTGGCGGACACACCTGTCGATTATTTGGCATATCAACCACCAAAATTCGTGAGCTGTTCTATTCCATTTTTAGACATTCAACCAACGTCATTATCTGAAAGATATGGCGAGCGCTTTATGGAAGGGGAGAGCCTACCCAGGAAGTTCTCTATTCAGATTCCTGGTCCAACACTTGGGGAAAATTCAGCGGAgatttttgttctgtttgagGAACCAGATGATTCTCATTGTGCTATGGGATTCGACACATGTAGCGAGCTGGGTGAACTTTTTACAAAAGTAAACTTTCATGTCGTAGGAAATTTTGGGGAGTCTGCAAAGTTGAGCATCAACGAGGAATTGTTTGAAGCATTTGGAGAGGAGAAGCAGACGTCGATTGCAGATGTCATTGACAATGTTGTTGATATTTTGCAAAGGCTTCCTGTTGATAG cTTTCCAACACACAAGTTGACAAAGCCAAAGGCCGGCTCAGAAATATGTAGATTCCATACGCTCAGTGCTGTCAACAGATGGAAACATGAGATCCTAGATCCAGACGCTGCATTCGAAATCATAGACAAACGCACTGCCTCTTTAACAGAGTCTTCCAAGGAACTAGTCAATTTGGAACTAGTTGATGTTGACGTCTGTGGCGTCTGCTATGAACCAGTCAATGGAGATGGTGCTGTTCCTGCCACGACCTTGAAGACTTGTTTACATGCATTCTGTAACGACTGCTGGGTGAATCATCTTGTGTCCCGTGTCAGGCAGGGTGATGTTCGTCTTACTTGCCCT GGATTCAAGTGTAAAGTATTGGTCGATCATATGACGCTGATGTCTCTTCTTCCCTGGGATGTATTCAAACTGCATATCCAACATGTGCGTGATGCATTTATCGAGCGCAGTGGCGACCTAAGTTGGTGTCCACGGGAAAAGTGCGACCAGATCGTCGTGAGCAAATCGGCGAAGAAAGACCAGGGTCAGAACGTTGCGTGCCGCTGTGGAGAAGTGTGGTGCTTCAACTGTCAGCAGCGCCCTCATTGGCCAGCGACATGTAAGCAGGCGGCGGAGTATTCTAGACAATTACACAAAAACG gtgatgacaAGGCCGAACTGGATCCTGTCCACAAAATTGAGGGTAAACGGTGTCCTCATTGCTCTCATCCCATTGAGAAGAACGGTGGGTGTCCGTACATGTTCTGCAGCAGGTGTAACCATTCCTTTTGCTGGACCTGTGGGAAGGAATTCGGACCAAGGCACTGGCCTTGTTCAGAGGTTCCAAATGAG acATTCAATTTGATCGACCACTTCCCTGGGAGGAAACGTTTCTATGTTTTGGCCACAATGACAAGATCAAAACGTGTACGACAAGCTAGCCTATGCAGG GTAACCTCTTCCAAGAAGACAAGGTTGGAATCAAGTTACCAAGTCATGAGGAAGTTCAGAAAGACGGCGATTCACTCCGAGACCAGAGCACTTTGGAATGAG CTCAACTACACTATTGAATATTCCTACGTTGTCATGTACTTTGCCAACCGACGTGTGAGGAGTCGTACGATCGCTGGAAGTCTGTCAATGATCGACAACATCATGGAAGAGCTTAAAGATCTG GTCACTCTTTACGCATGTAGACAATGCAACTCCAAGGAATacgccaagagactggaaggaATCAAAAACCGTGGAACGATAATGATGAGGCATCTGAGGCTACGACTAGGGAATCAACAAGCACTCATTGCCGGGCAACACACAAGTTAA
- the LOC135490866 gene encoding fatty-acid amide hydrolase 1-like → MAMDFDTAMLVEYLGSDSARLKYFVIGCGVGVGTICVVKLINYWCEWERLKKLRNTKAESSARAKKELLQCLGDQRDNSPHQGKLWEAILELSFGDIVVGLQSREIKAVDVLHAYQWKALSVDVNLNCVTEPIQDAEVWARICDESEFTTGPLHGLPVSIKESIPVTLSATTIGLSKYADDIAESDCVLVQTLKRLGAIPFMKTNVPQGMMSFSCSGNPVHGKTLNPHDPKRSPGGSSGGEGSLIGAGGSLLGFGSDTGGSIRIPSHMCGIAGFKPSSNRLSQLGLHPCYRVPPKIQTSLGPLSVNVDGLVLAMRSILNADISDLDCVVPPVSFRNELFHNSDKLRIGFYVSDGYLPATPACARAVLMTKDVLEANGHTIVPWTPPRVKFAMEYLYANAVMGDNGQSFLEEVSHDKIDESVASLYWLLQIPALIRKSLAAIVRPFSPFAAEMLTVGLKLKSVHDYWTLCAHIDEYKEEFTKDWKDAGLDAVICPGFVVPALPHGCSIFPLTFSTALYSMLDFPAGSVPVTKVSKTDDQQLQTGYPQTSFAEKCVRAFGKDSEGLPVNVQCVTLPWQEEKCLRIMKEIETGQEAHKKTL, encoded by the coding sequence ATGGCAATGGATTTTGACACAGCAATGTTGGTGGAATATCTGGGATCAGACTCTGCCAGGCTAAAGTACTTTGTTATAGGTTGCGGAGTGGGGGTAGGGACAATCTGTGTCGTAAAGCTGATCAACTACTGGTGTGAATGGGAGAGACTGAAAAAACTGAGAAACACAAAGGCAGAGTCCAGCGCCAGAGCCAAAAAGGAACTTTTGCAGTGTCTAGGTGATCAGAGAGACAATTCACCACATCAAGGGAAACTCTGGGAAGCGATTCTGGAATTATCTTTTGGAGACATCGTTGTAGGGTTGCAGTCTCGTGAAATCAAGGCCGTGGACGTTTTACATGCGTATCAGTGGAAGGCATTGTCAGTGGATGTGAACCTTAACTGCGTCACAGAACCCATTCAAGATGCAGAGGTGTGGGCACGCATTTGTGATGAGTCGGAATTCACAACTGGTCCACTGCATGGGCTGCCCGTCAGCATCAAGGAGAGCATTCCTGTCACGTTGTCTGCTACTACCATTGGACTATCCAAGTATGCTGACGATATCGCAGAAAGTGACTGCGTCCTCGTTCAAACATTGAAGAGATTAGGTGCTATACCATTCATGAAGACGAATGTCCCACAGGGAATGATGAGCTTCTCATGCAGCGGAAATCCTGTACACGGCAAGACTCTGAATCCACACGACCCCAAGAGGTCCCCTGGTGGTTCATCAGGTGGTGAAGGATCTCTCATCGGGGCCGGTGGGTCACTTCTAGGCTTTGGAAGCGACACTGGTGGGAGCATTCGCATCCCTAGCCACATGTGCGGCATCGCTGGATTCAAACCATCATCGAATCGCCTCAGTCAACTTGGCCTACATCCATGCTACAGAGTTCCGCCCAAGATTCAAACAAGCCTTGGGCCCCTCTCAGTGAATGTTGACGGATTAGTATTGGCCATGAGATCTATTTTGAATGCGGATATCTCCGATTTAGATTGTGTTGTCCCCCCTGTCTCATTTCGGAACGaacttttccacaactctgacAAGTTACGAATCGGTTTCTATGTGAGTGACGGGTATTTACCAGCGACCCCTGCATGTGCACGAGCCGTACTAATGACAAAAGATGTATTAGAAGCAAACGGCCACACAATTGTCCCTTGGACGCCCCCACGAGTAAAGTTTGCAATGGAATATCTGTACGCCAATGCCGTGATGGGAGACAATGGTCAATCCTTTCTCGAAGAAGTCTCCCACGACAAGATTGACGAATCAGTTGCATCATTATATTGGTTGTTGCAGATACCTGCCCTTATCAGGAAATCTCTTGCGGCAATCGTGCGGCCATTTTCTCCTTTTGCAGCGGAGATGCTCACAGTTGGCTTGAAGTTAAAGTCTGTTCATGATTACTGGACTCTTTGTGCCCACATTGACGAGTACAAGGAAGAGTTTACAAAAGACTGGAAAGATGCAGGATTAGATGCTGTCATCTGCCCAGGATTCGTCGTTCCCGCCCTCCCTCATGGCTGCTCCATTTTCCCCCTCACTTTTTCCACAGCTTTGTACAGCATGCTTGACTTCCCTGCGGGATCTGTCCCAGTGACCAAGGTCAGCAAGACCGATGACCAGCAATTACAAACAGGGTATCCGCAAACGAGCTTTGCCGAAAAATGTGTGAGGGCCTTTGGGAAAGATTCTGAGGGGCTGCCTGTTAACGTGCAATGCGTTACCCTTCCCTGGCAGGAGGAGAAATGCTTGAGAATCATGAAGGAGATTGAGACAGGACAAGAGGCTCACAAAAAAACCCTTTAA